A window of Bacteroidota bacterium genomic DNA:
CCCATTGCGCTCTGGTCCCGTCTACAGCATGGGCCGTGCCCGAACGACGAGGCTTGCCCGGAGGTTGACCTCTACCATAGAGGCACTCAGAGGAGCACACCACGCCTACATCGCATTCTGGGCGTTTTTCAGGTCTTTTAGGGGCTTCGTTTACGAATCTCACATCTATTCACCCATACCCGCAGACCCTCTCAGCATGTGGAAAACTCCTCACCCTGCGGTTCCTTTTCGTAACTCCGGCTCGTGCCGGCGGCGCGCTGCCGACGAGCCCGGCCGAGATTGGCATCCCCGTCCCGGTGGAACCCGTGGAGGGTTTCGTCCGTGTGCCGTTTACATTCGTTCCCTCCTGAGAGTCTGGCCACGCGCCTAGCCGCCCGACCCACCTCATCCCCTCTCATTATGAGCAACCACTCCGTCACCGACAAAGCCAAAGCCGCTACCAGCGAAGCGTTTGAAGAGATCAAGCTGGCCGGCAACCAGCTCGTGGACCGCGTCCGGGAGTTAGTCGAAGAAGGAAACGTCCGGCACATCCGCATCAAGAAGGAGGAGCGCGTGCTCCTCGAAATCCCACTGACCGTCGGGATTGGCGCAGGAGCGGCGGCGGTACTGCTCTCGCCGGTCCTGGCGGCCGTCGGTGCCCTCGCGGCGCTGCTGACGGACGTCACGTTGGAGGTGGAGCGCGACCTGGACGAAGCCACGGGCGAGCCCACGGAAACGCCTGCCTCGAAGCCCACGACGGACACCGAGAAGACCATCGGCAAGTAGGCACTCCGAAAACTAGATCCTGGTAGGGGCGACCGGCCGGTCGCCCCTACGTTCGTTTATGCCCGACCTGAAAACGTACCTCGACGGCCTCGTCGCCCGCTACGAGCGCCCGCGCTTCATCGCCGACGACCCGATCTCGATCCCACACGGCTTCGACGACCCCAGAGACCGCGAGGTGATCGGCCTCTACGCCGCGCTTCTGGCCTGGGGCCGCCGCGCCACGATCATGGCGAAGCTGGCCGACCTGTGCGAGCGGATGCAGTACCGCCCCCACGCGTTCGTCCTCGGCTTTGACGCCGAGCGCGACAGCCCGCGGCTCGGCGGCTTCAAGCACCGCACGTTTCAGCCCGTCGACGCGCTCTGGCTCACCCAAGCCCTCTCCGTGTTGCTCCGCACGCACGGATCGCTGGAAGAGGCGTTCGCCCGCCACCTGCGGCCGGACGCGCCGCACGTCGGGTCAGCGGTCCAGGGATTCAGCGAGTCCGTGATGACGGCGGTGCCCGACACCCCGGCGCGGCTGCGGAAACACCTCGCCCGGCCGTCCACCGGCAGCGCGTGCAAGCGCCTCGCAATGTACCTCCGCTGGATGGTCCGCCCGGGGCCGGTCGACTTCGGTGCCTGGACCCGCATCGATCCGGCCCAGCTTATGCTCCCGCTCGACGTGCACAGCGGACGGCAGGCGCGGATGCTCGGCCTGCTCGCGCGAAAGCAGAACGACTGGAAAGCCGCGCTCGAACTCACCGAGCGCTGCTGCGCGCTCGACCCCGCCGATCCCTGCCGCTACGACTTCGCGCTCTTCGGAGCCGGTGCCTACAGGCACGAGCACCCGGCTTCGCTTGTGAAGATGGAGGATGGAAGATAGACAGCAGGGGTCAAGCCTCTATCTTCCACGCTCTATCCTCCATCCTCCCCCGCGAGCAGCGCGAGCAGGTCTGCGCCGTAGCGCTCCAGCTTCGCCGGGCCGATACCTTTGACGGCAAGCAGGTCCTCATCATTCTGCGGGCGGGCGCGGGCGAGGGCTTCGAGGGTGCGGTCGTTGAAGACGACGTAGGGCGGGACCTCTTGCTCGCGCGCCTGCTCGGTGCGCCATGACTTGAGATCGACCAAAAGGCCCGCGGCTTCCGCGCCGAGCGGCGCGTCCGGCACGGCGGCGCTCGACCCCTTAGAGGCGGTGCTGCGCGAGGCGGAGGCGGGCATGTCGAGCGCGATCGCCTCGCGGTGGGCGAGGGCGCGCTTGCCACTCACAGTCAGTTCGACGACGGGAAACTCGGACCCCACGACCTTCAGGTATCCCGTCGCGATGAGTTGCTTGTAGAGGCTGTCGATGTCGTCCTGCGACAGGTAGCCGAGCCGGCCGTAGTAGGGCGACTCGGTGTATTCGCGCCGGTCCATCCCTGCCGCCTTCGACCCCGAGAGGATTTTGACGAGCGTCTTGCGTCCGACGCTCCACCGCAGCCGCCGCACGAGGTCGAGCAGGCCGATGGCAATGCGCGCCGCCATCGGCAGGCTCTCGAAGGCGGGCAGTTCGTCCGGGGCTTCGGCAAGCTCGGCGGCGACGAGGCAGTTGTCGCAGCAGCGCTCGGCGACGGGCGGCTCCGGGTCCCCGAAGTGGTCGAGGAGGAGTTGGCGGCGGCACGCGTCGGACTCGGCGTAGGCCGTCATCCGGGCGAGCGACCGGCGCTTGGCGCGCTGCCGCTCGGCCGAGCGTTCGAGCACGCGGCCGGCCCGCTCGGAGTCCCACCCTCGGACGGCGTACTGCCGGAGCGGGCCGAGGTCTTCGCCGCGCTCCAGCACCCCCATCCGCTCCAGCAGGCTGATCCCGACGCGGGCTCCGACGGGGTGCTGGTCCACGCGCTCGGCGACGACCTCCTGGTCGACCGTCACCCACTCGCTCTCGGCTTCGCGGACGAGGTGGCGGTGGATGGCCCGGAGGTCGCGCTCGGCGGGGGCGTACTGCTCGATGAACCACTCGCGCAGCGAGGCGTCGTGGGTCGCGTAGAACAGCAGCGCCTCGGCCGGCTCGCCGTCGCGCCCGGCACGGCCTGCTTCCTGGTAGTAGGCTTCGAGCGTCGCAGGAATGCCCCAGTGGACGACGAAGCGCACGTCGGCCCGGTCCACGCCCATCCCGAACGCGTTCGTGGCGACGACGAGGTCGAGGCCGCCGGTCATGAACTCGTCCTGCACCTCGGTCCGCTCGGCGTCGGGCAGCCCGGCGTGGTAGGCGCGGACGGCGTGGCCGACCTCGTCCTTGATGAACCGTGCCACGTCCTCGCACTGCTTCCGCGTACTGACGTAGACCAGCCCGGCCTCGCCCTCGTGTTCGCCGAGGAACGCCCTCAGCGCCCTGCGCTTGTCGTTGGCCGTCGGGGTCGCCTGGACGTTGAAAAAGAGGTTGGGCCGGTTGAAGCCGGTGACGACACGCGCGGCCTGGTCGATGCCGAGCGTGGCGAGGATGTCGTCCTGGACGCGCGGCGTGGCGGTCGCGGTCAGGGCGACGGTCGTCGGGTTGCCCATGCGCTGGCGGGCGCGGGCGATCTGGAGGTAGTCCGGCCGGAAGTCGTGCCCCCACTGGCTGACGCAGTGCGCCTCGTCGACGGCGAGGAGCGCGACCGAGGCCTCGGCGAGGGCCCCGAGGAAGGCGCGGTTGCGAAGCCGCTCCGGGGCGACGTAGACCAGCCGGACATCGCCGCTGCGGAGCGCCTGCAGGCCCTCGCGCCGCTCGTCTTCTCCCTGAGACGAGTTGAGCGCGACGGCCGGGATGCCCCGCCGGTGGAGCGCGTCGACCTGGTCCTTCATCAGCGCGATCAGCGGCGAGATCACGACCGTCACCCCGTCCGAGAGGCACGCCGAGAGTTGGTAGACGAGCGACTTGCCCGCGCCCGTCGGCATCACCACGAGCGTGTCGGACCCGCCGAGCACGGAGGCCACGGCCTCGCGCTGCCCGCGCCGGAGCGCGTCGAAGCCGAAGTGCTCGCGGAGCGCGGCGTCGATGGCGGCGTCGGAAACAGCAGCTTCGGACGCAGCAGGGGCGGCGGGCATCGGCACGGTGGGCGGCGGGAGGGTAAGGATAGACACGGCGGGAGCGGGAATGTAACCAGAGCACGTTCAGTTTGGCAGATACAACACCAGGCTGACACCGCCCCGTCACACTGCACCGGCAACCCTCTCGCCCGGCGACACGTTGGACAGAAATCCCTATCTTGACTGACTCGCACCCTTGCTGACATGGAAACGACAGATGCTGCTGCCGTGCTCGCCCTCGCCCCGTTCGAGCGCCTGTTCACGCGCGAGGAGTATCATACCCTGGCCTGTGCCGGCGTCCTCACCGAGGACGACCGGGTCGAACTGATCAGAGGACGCATTGTCACT
This region includes:
- a CDS encoding DUF4342 domain-containing protein gives rise to the protein MSNHSVTDKAKAATSEAFEEIKLAGNQLVDRVRELVEEGNVRHIRIKKEERVLLEIPLTVGIGAGAAAVLLSPVLAAVGALAALLTDVTLEVERDLDEATGEPTETPASKPTTDTEKTIGK
- a CDS encoding TIGR02757 family protein, giving the protein MPDLKTYLDGLVARYERPRFIADDPISIPHGFDDPRDREVIGLYAALLAWGRRATIMAKLADLCERMQYRPHAFVLGFDAERDSPRLGGFKHRTFQPVDALWLTQALSVLLRTHGSLEEAFARHLRPDAPHVGSAVQGFSESVMTAVPDTPARLRKHLARPSTGSACKRLAMYLRWMVRPGPVDFGAWTRIDPAQLMLPLDVHSGRQARMLGLLARKQNDWKAALELTERCCALDPADPCRYDFALFGAGAYRHEHPASLVKMEDGR
- a CDS encoding ATP-dependent DNA helicase RecQ encodes the protein MSILTLPPPTVPMPAAPAASEAAVSDAAIDAALREHFGFDALRRGQREAVASVLGGSDTLVVMPTGAGKSLVYQLSACLSDGVTVVISPLIALMKDQVDALHRRGIPAVALNSSQGEDERREGLQALRSGDVRLVYVAPERLRNRAFLGALAEASVALLAVDEAHCVSQWGHDFRPDYLQIARARQRMGNPTTVALTATATPRVQDDILATLGIDQAARVVTGFNRPNLFFNVQATPTANDKRRALRAFLGEHEGEAGLVYVSTRKQCEDVARFIKDEVGHAVRAYHAGLPDAERTEVQDEFMTGGLDLVVATNAFGMGVDRADVRFVVHWGIPATLEAYYQEAGRAGRDGEPAEALLFYATHDASLREWFIEQYAPAERDLRAIHRHLVREAESEWVTVDQEVVAERVDQHPVGARVGISLLERMGVLERGEDLGPLRQYAVRGWDSERAGRVLERSAERQRAKRRSLARMTAYAESDACRRQLLLDHFGDPEPPVAERCCDNCLVAAELAEAPDELPAFESLPMAARIAIGLLDLVRRLRWSVGRKTLVKILSGSKAAGMDRREYTESPYYGRLGYLSQDDIDSLYKQLIATGYLKVVGSEFPVVELTVSGKRALAHREAIALDMPASASRSTASKGSSAAVPDAPLGAEAAGLLVDLKSWRTEQAREQEVPPYVVFNDRTLEALARARPQNDEDLLAVKGIGPAKLERYGADLLALLAGEDGG